From Sporichthya brevicatena, the proteins below share one genomic window:
- a CDS encoding ArsA family ATPase, giving the protein MRVLLFTGKGGVGKTTAAAGTATLAAARGRKTLVLSTDAAHSLADAFGVPPSAEPAEIAPNLFLAQVDAQRKFERTWTEIRRYLLGVLDSVGVDPIEAEELTVLPGAEEVLALLEVRDQVRSGRWDVVVVDCAPTAETLRLLALPEALNWYMDRVFPMERRMVRALRPVLNRVTGIPMPADGVFDAVERLHAELAGVREVLTDPGTSVRLVLTPEFVVVAEARRTLTSLSLYGYRIDAVIANRIFPAEGADSWRTGWVAAQTEMLAEIEASFAPLPVLRSGYRAAEPVGVEELGALAAAVYASRLPQTDSDADPCALLAETEPMTIRAVDPGRYVLSLALPLADKRDMDLRRKGDELVLTVGGHRRLLALPSALARCSVGGAQLAGDRLEITFTREIPS; this is encoded by the coding sequence GTGAGGGTCCTGCTCTTCACCGGGAAGGGTGGGGTCGGCAAGACGACCGCCGCGGCGGGGACGGCGACGCTCGCCGCCGCCCGGGGGCGTAAGACGCTCGTCCTGTCCACCGACGCGGCGCACTCGCTGGCCGACGCCTTCGGGGTCCCGCCGAGCGCCGAACCCGCCGAGATCGCGCCGAACCTGTTCCTCGCGCAGGTCGACGCCCAGCGCAAGTTCGAGCGGACCTGGACCGAGATCCGGCGCTACCTGCTCGGCGTCCTGGACTCCGTCGGCGTCGACCCGATCGAGGCCGAGGAGCTCACCGTCCTGCCCGGCGCCGAGGAGGTCCTCGCGCTGCTCGAGGTGCGCGACCAGGTCCGCTCGGGACGGTGGGACGTCGTGGTCGTCGACTGCGCCCCGACCGCCGAGACGCTGCGCCTGCTCGCGCTGCCCGAGGCGCTGAACTGGTACATGGACCGGGTGTTCCCGATGGAACGGCGGATGGTGCGGGCCCTGCGGCCCGTGCTGAACCGCGTCACCGGCATCCCCATGCCCGCCGACGGGGTCTTCGACGCCGTCGAACGGCTGCACGCCGAGCTCGCCGGCGTGCGGGAGGTGCTGACCGACCCGGGCACCTCGGTGCGGCTCGTGCTGACCCCGGAGTTCGTGGTGGTCGCCGAGGCCCGCCGCACCCTGACCTCGCTGTCGCTCTACGGGTACCGGATCGACGCGGTCATCGCGAACCGGATCTTCCCCGCCGAGGGCGCCGACTCCTGGCGAACCGGCTGGGTGGCGGCGCAGACCGAGATGCTCGCCGAGATCGAGGCCTCCTTCGCCCCGCTGCCGGTGCTGCGCTCGGGCTACCGGGCCGCCGAGCCGGTCGGTGTCGAGGAGCTCGGCGCCCTCGCCGCCGCGGTGTACGCCTCCCGGCTCCCGCAGACCGACTCCGACGCCGACCCCTGCGCCCTCCTGGCGGAGACCGAGCCGATGACGATCCGCGCGGTCGATCCGGGCCGGTACGTCCTCTCGCTGGCGCTGCCGCTCGCCGACAAGCGCGACATGGACCTGCGGCGCAAGGGCGACGAGCTCGTCCTCACCGTCGGCGGCCACCGGCGGTTGCTGGCGCTGCCGAGCGCGCTGGCACGGTGCTCGGTCGGTGGGGCGCAGCTCGCCGGGGACCGGCTGGAGATCACCTTCACCCGGGAGATCCCGTCATGA
- a CDS encoding SRPBCC family protein produces MADSTTASITVNASPDEVLAVIADFEAYPEWTGAVKKAEVLGWRPDGRAELVHYQLDAGAIKDEYTLTYDWSGVPDLLTWTLVEGQMLKMLDGSYALAPAEGGGTNVTYTLSVDVKIPLLGMIKRKAEKVIIDTALRELKKRVEG; encoded by the coding sequence ATGGCCGACTCGACCACGGCGAGCATCACCGTGAACGCCTCGCCGGACGAGGTACTGGCCGTGATCGCGGACTTCGAGGCCTACCCCGAGTGGACCGGCGCCGTGAAGAAGGCCGAGGTCCTGGGGTGGCGCCCGGACGGGCGCGCCGAGCTCGTGCACTACCAACTCGACGCCGGCGCGATCAAGGACGAGTACACGCTGACCTACGACTGGTCGGGTGTGCCGGACCTGCTGACCTGGACCCTCGTCGAGGGCCAGATGCTGAAGATGCTCGACGGCTCCTACGCCCTGGCCCCGGCGGAGGGCGGCGGCACCAACGTGACCTACACGCTGTCGGTCGACGTCAAGATCCCGCTGCTCGGGATGATCAAGCGCAAGGCCGAGAAGGTCATCATCGACACCGCGCTGCGCGAGCTGAAGAAGCGCGTCGAGGGCTGA
- a CDS encoding metallophosphoesterase family protein, translated as MRVHVVSDVHGSAAALKAAGEGADALVCLGDLVLFVDYDDHAGGIFGELFGAERAARWVALRTAGRVEEARDYLHELWAEVPGDRWSYIERAVRAQYTELFAAMPDPTYLTYGNVDLPALWPEFLTGAHTVLDGQVVEIGGRLFGFVGGGLRSPYRTPFEISDEDYAAKVDAVFAAAAELGRRLEVLCTHIPPAVPELTYDVVARRFERGSEQTLAAIRAHQPDLALFGHVHSPLAPRLRIGRTECVNVGHFRGREEPFVLEW; from the coding sequence ATGCGGGTCCACGTGGTCAGTGACGTCCACGGGTCCGCGGCGGCGCTCAAGGCGGCCGGGGAGGGTGCGGACGCGCTCGTCTGCCTCGGGGACCTCGTCCTCTTCGTCGACTACGACGACCACGCCGGCGGAATCTTCGGCGAGCTGTTCGGCGCGGAGCGCGCGGCGCGTTGGGTCGCGCTGCGCACCGCCGGGCGCGTCGAGGAGGCGCGCGACTACCTGCACGAGCTCTGGGCCGAGGTGCCCGGCGACCGGTGGTCGTACATCGAGCGCGCCGTCCGCGCGCAGTACACCGAGCTGTTCGCGGCGATGCCCGACCCGACGTACCTCACCTACGGCAACGTCGACCTGCCGGCACTGTGGCCGGAGTTCCTCACCGGCGCCCACACCGTGCTGGACGGGCAGGTCGTGGAGATCGGCGGCCGGCTGTTCGGCTTCGTCGGCGGCGGCCTGCGCTCGCCCTACCGGACGCCGTTCGAGATCTCCGACGAGGACTACGCCGCCAAGGTCGACGCCGTGTTCGCGGCGGCCGCCGAGCTCGGCCGGCGCCTCGAAGTCCTGTGCACGCACATCCCGCCGGCCGTGCCCGAGCTCACCTACGACGTCGTCGCCCGGCGTTTCGAGCGGGGCAGCGAGCAGACCCTCGCCGCCATCCGGGCGCACCAGCCGGACCTGGCCCTGTTCGGCCACGTCCATTCGCCGCTGGCGCCCCGGCTGCGGATCGGGCGCACCGAGTGCGTCAACGTCGGGCACTTCCGCGGCCGCGAGGAACCGTTCGTCCTCGAGTGGTGA
- a CDS encoding ABC transporter ATP-binding protein, with the protein MTPPLPPPTPPATPTPAIAVRDLRVSFGRAPAVDGVDLSVPAGAAVGLLGRNGAGKSTTLRVLAGALPPTAGHVEVWGVDVGADPFGARAVVGYCPDVGGLIPRATPWEHLELAARLRRLPAGWEHRARDLLERFDLGADADRVTAGFSHGMGRRLSVVLAALHAPRVLLLDEPFDGVDPVGVEATLDLISELRVGGTAVLVSSHLLPLVVRATTQAVVLRAGRIVGAAPSAELDGETGAERYRGLLGGVRG; encoded by the coding sequence ATGACGCCCCCGCTGCCCCCGCCGACGCCGCCCGCGACGCCGACCCCGGCGATCGCGGTCCGCGACCTGCGCGTCAGCTTCGGGCGGGCCCCCGCCGTGGACGGGGTCGACCTGTCGGTCCCGGCCGGCGCGGCCGTCGGCCTGCTCGGCCGCAACGGCGCCGGCAAGTCGACGACCCTGCGGGTCCTGGCCGGGGCCCTGCCGCCCACGGCCGGCCACGTCGAGGTCTGGGGCGTCGACGTGGGAGCCGACCCGTTCGGCGCCCGGGCCGTCGTCGGGTACTGCCCGGACGTCGGCGGTCTGATCCCGCGGGCGACCCCGTGGGAGCACCTCGAGCTCGCCGCCCGGCTGCGGCGCCTGCCGGCGGGGTGGGAGCACCGGGCCCGGGATCTTCTGGAACGGTTCGACCTCGGCGCCGACGCGGACCGGGTCACCGCCGGGTTCTCCCACGGCATGGGCCGGCGCCTGTCGGTGGTCCTCGCCGCGCTGCACGCCCCGCGGGTGCTCCTGCTGGACGAGCCGTTCGACGGCGTCGACCCGGTCGGGGTCGAGGCCACCCTCGACCTGATCTCCGAGCTCCGCGTCGGCGGGACCGCCGTGCTGGTCTCCTCGCACCTGCTGCCGCTGGTCGTGCGCGCCACCACCCAGGCCGTCGTGCTGCGGGCCGGTCGGATCGTGGGCGCCGCCCCCAGCGCCGAGCTCGACGGCGAGACCGGCGCCGAGCGCTACCGCGGCCTGCTCGGCGGGGTCCGGGGATGA
- a CDS encoding endonuclease/exonuclease/phosphatase family protein, with protein sequence MRVVSYNVRSLRDDADAVAAILRGLAPDLVCVQEAPRFLFSPRRCRALAAAAGLSVLTGGRSAAGNLLLGGPRVRLVSASRVRLPRSGRRHRRALASAVVDVGRPDGAARLLVGGTHLSLDPLEREKQTRRVLARLEAADVPHRVLGADVNDVPGSRVWTLLTASLRDAWATAPTGGELTFPARGPNRRIDALLVSPGIEVRSAGVPADLAADPAAATDHLPVLAELELPAAEGV encoded by the coding sequence GTGCGCGTCGTGAGCTACAACGTGCGCTCGCTCCGGGACGACGCCGACGCCGTGGCGGCGATCCTGCGCGGGCTGGCCCCGGACCTGGTCTGCGTCCAGGAGGCGCCGCGATTCCTGTTCTCGCCGCGCCGGTGCCGGGCTCTCGCCGCGGCGGCGGGGCTCTCCGTCCTCACCGGCGGGCGATCCGCTGCGGGCAACCTGCTGCTCGGCGGTCCCCGGGTGCGGCTGGTCTCCGCGTCCCGCGTCCGCCTGCCCCGGTCCGGGCGGCGGCACCGTCGGGCACTCGCGTCGGCGGTCGTCGACGTGGGCCGGCCCGACGGTGCCGCCCGGTTGCTGGTCGGCGGTACGCATCTCTCGCTCGACCCGCTGGAGCGGGAGAAGCAGACGCGCCGGGTGCTCGCCCGCCTCGAGGCGGCGGACGTCCCGCACCGGGTGCTCGGGGCGGACGTCAACGACGTCCCCGGCAGCCGCGTCTGGACGCTGCTGACGGCGTCGTTGCGGGACGCCTGGGCGACCGCGCCGACCGGCGGCGAGCTGACCTTCCCCGCCCGCGGCCCGAACCGCCGGATCGACGCCCTGCTGGTCTCGCCGGGGATCGAGGTCCGGTCGGCCGGGGTGCCCGCCGACCTTGCGGCCGACCCGGCCGCTGCCACCGACCACCTGCCCGTGCTGGCGGAGCTGGAACTCCCTGCTGCCGAAGGTGTCTGA
- a CDS encoding ROK family glucokinase has product MNVAVGVDLGGTKIAVGLVAADGAVRAQTRRETPDGPDAVVAAIADAVAELGDEARGRPVGIGAAGFVDAGRRRVLFAPNLQWTDVPLAAQLSDRLGTPVILENDANAAAWAEARFGAGAGADSMVLVTVGTGIGGGIVLDGRLVRGGFGVAGELGHLPLVPDGRPCGCGQSGCWEQYASGTALTRAARDLVVTALAAGTGAEALVAACGGDPEALEGTHVQDAAAAGDPVAGELLADLGRWLGRGLAAVAAVLDPGVVVIGGGVAGNGDRLLEPARAEFRRRLPATGNRPEAEIRPARLGSAAGLVGAADLAREAAT; this is encoded by the coding sequence GTGAACGTTGCGGTCGGCGTCGACCTCGGCGGGACGAAGATCGCGGTCGGCCTGGTGGCCGCCGACGGTGCGGTGCGGGCCCAGACGCGGCGTGAGACCCCCGACGGGCCGGACGCGGTCGTGGCGGCGATCGCCGATGCGGTCGCCGAACTCGGGGACGAGGCGCGGGGCCGGCCGGTCGGGATCGGGGCGGCCGGGTTCGTCGACGCCGGCCGGCGGCGGGTCCTGTTCGCCCCGAACCTGCAGTGGACCGACGTCCCGCTCGCCGCGCAGTTGAGCGACCGGCTCGGGACGCCGGTGATCCTGGAGAACGATGCCAACGCCGCCGCCTGGGCCGAGGCGCGGTTCGGCGCCGGCGCGGGTGCGGACTCGATGGTGCTCGTGACCGTCGGCACCGGCATCGGCGGGGGGATCGTCCTCGACGGCCGGCTGGTGCGGGGCGGCTTCGGCGTCGCCGGGGAGCTCGGGCACCTGCCGCTGGTGCCCGACGGCCGGCCGTGCGGGTGCGGGCAGTCGGGCTGCTGGGAGCAGTACGCGAGCGGCACCGCGCTCACGCGCGCGGCCCGCGACCTGGTCGTGACCGCCCTCGCTGCGGGGACCGGCGCGGAAGCCCTCGTCGCCGCCTGCGGGGGAGACCCCGAGGCGCTGGAGGGAACCCACGTGCAGGACGCCGCGGCTGCGGGTGACCCCGTCGCCGGCGAGCTGCTCGCCGACCTCGGGCGCTGGCTCGGCCGCGGGCTCGCCGCCGTGGCCGCCGTCCTCGACCCCGGCGTCGTCGTGATCGGCGGCGGGGTGGCCGGCAACGGTGACCGGCTGCTGGAGCCCGCCCGTGCGGAGTTCCGCCGCCGCCTGCCGGCCACCGGAAACCGTCCCGAGGCCGAGATCCGGCCGGCCCGGCTCGGCTCGGCCGCCGGGCTCGTGGGTGCGGCCGACCTGGCCCGGGAGGCCGCCACCTGA